In Aspergillus flavus chromosome 3, complete sequence, one genomic interval encodes:
- a CDS encoding putative alcohol dehydrogenase translates to MTIIPETQTAAVLPPSGATADALLQIKTDHPVPSPGEGEILVKIEYSGVCHSDVHSIRGETPMLTDVAGHEGVGRVVMVGDGVDEQEWIGRRVGIRWLYSSCLNCEICAVNNTACPYQKNAGAVCYFPYNVPGTFQPGVQEYIVSPAIHVTKIPSEIAPDVAAPLLCAGIAMYSSIMKTRTRPGDWIVLPGAGGGLGHMGVQIAVKKGLKVIAIDSGEKKKELCLALGATAFFDYKVDDIEKEVKKLTGGLGAHAVICTANSEPAYTQSMRLLRSLGVLVCVGIPSVPFRLPATPFDMIVKGLTIVGNSAGTAKEMDELMEMAVAGDVRAHIECFELDQINDVVMRLGRSEIDGRAVVKIPV, encoded by the exons ATGACAATCATCCCCGAAACCCAAACCGCAGCAGTCCTCCCCCCATCCGGCGCAACCGCCGATGCTCTCCTCCAGATCAAAACAGATCACCCCGTGCCTTCTCCGGGCGAGGGGGAAATCCTCGTCAAGATCGAGTATTCGGGGGTCTGCCATTCGGATGTGCATAGTATTCGCGGGGAAACGCCGATGTTGACCGATGTGGCGGGTCATGAGGGGGTGGGGAGGGTTGTTATGG TGGGTGATGGGGTTGATGAGCAGGAGTGGATTGGGAGGAGGGTTGGGATTAG ATGGCTATATAGTTCTTGTTTGAACTGTGAGATTTGCGCGGTGAATAATACGGCTTGTCCTTATCAGAAGAATGCGGGTGCGGTATGTTATTTCCCCTAT AATGTTCCTGGGACTTTTCAAC CTGGGGTTCAAGAGTATATTGTCAGTCCTGCTATTCATGTCACCAAGATTCCCTCGGAGATTGCGCCCGATGTAGCTGCGCCGTTGCTGTGTG CGGGAATTGCGATGTACTCGTCGATTATGAAGACGAGGACACGACCGGGCGATTGGATCGTTCTCCCTGGGGCTGGCGGTGGTCTGGGACATAT GGGGGTTCAAATTGCAGTCAAGAAAGGACTGAAAGTCATTGCGATTGATAG tggcgagaagaagaaggagttGTGCCTTGCTCTTGGAGCCACCGCTTTCTTCGATTACAAGGTCGACGATATCGAAAAGGAAGTGAAGAAACTAACGGGTGGGCTCGGAGCCCATGCGGTAATCTGCACCGCCAATAGTGAACCGGCGTATACGCAGAGTATGCGATTACTTCGCAGTCTTGGGGTTCTGGTTTGTGTGGGCATACCCAGTGTCCCGTTCAGGTTACCGGCGACTCCGTTTGATATGATCGTTAAAGGGTTGACTATTGTCGGGAATTCTGCGGGCACGGCAAAGGAGATGGACGAGTTGATGGAGATGGCTGTCGCGGGCGATGTGCGGGCACATATTGAGTGCTTTGAACTGGATCAGATCAATGATGTGGTAATGCGCCTTGGACGCTCTGAGATTGATGGGAGAGCTGTGGTGAAGATCCCGGTATAG
- a CDS encoding GTP-binding ADP-ribosylation factor-like protein (ADP-ribosylation factor-like protein 1) — protein sequence MGGSFSRLWSFLWTKKEIRILILGLDNAGKTTLLYRMKIGEVVTTIPTIGFNVESVTYRNLNFNVWDLGGQTSIRPYWRCYYANTAAVIFVIDSTDIERLGTAADELAAMLNEEELRDAALLVFANKQDQPGAKGAGEISEALKLGELRDRNWSIVACSAIDGKGLNEGMDWLVQTLQSENA from the exons ATGGGTGGTTCATTTTCGCGTCTATGGTCCTTCCTctggacgaagaaggaaatCCGTATTCTCATCTTAGGTCTC GATAATGCTGGAAAGACTACACTACTTTACAGGATGAAG ATCGGCGAGGTTGTCACGACAATACCTACTATCGGTTTCAATGTTGAATCGGTCACATATAGAAATTTGAACTTTAATGTCTGG GATCTTGGAGGTCAAACGTCTATCCGGCCATACTGGCGATGCTACTACGCTAACACCGCTGCTGTTATCTTCGTCATCGACTCCACAGATATTGAACGACTGGGTACGGCTGCAGACGAGCTCGCAGCCATGTTAAATGAGGAGGAACTTCGCGATGCCGCTTTGCTGGTATTCGCCAACAAGCAGGACCAGCCGGGTGCCAAGGGAGCTGGGGAGATCTCGGAGGCTCTGAAGCTTGGCGAACTGCGAGATAGAAATTGGAGTATTGTGGCATGCTCGGCTATTGATGGTAAGGGTCTTAACGAAGGCATGGATTGGTTGGTG CAAACTCTTCAATCAGAAAACGCATAA
- a CDS encoding DNA replication complex GINS protein psf2 (DNA replication complex GINS protein, putative) — MAFPLPRGITPPEISFLAEMEMVTILPRQRLEGLELLGGPVEPLLPPRRASLPLWLALLLKRQRRANILPPPWLHPESLSLILEIETQHHEYQHAFSPPPPLPGQPSLRDRGKRPVAMPRYTPDGGRYYPAPPFLPQNVAQDHVPSGEPPSLPFHWLEVGTMLLDAASDDLVDPDQTRRLLKELREVRTAKIRSGVDVLDAASTGGGGVALTGVGAMEVGEGRGFIAGVVDGLRKIGASKEQARREQMAEDMANGGYDATQDDDDDMEF; from the exons ATGGCTTTTCCCCTCCCGCGGGGCATTACGCCCCCGGAGATATCCTTTCTCGCTGAAATGGAGATGGTCACCatccttcctcgtcaacGTTTGGAGGGATTAGAGCTTCTCGGT GGCCCCGTTGAGCCTCTCCTGCCGCCTCGACgcgcttctcttcccctctggCTGGCTCTCCTTCTCAAACGCCAACGCCGCGCAAATATCCTTCCTCCGCCCTGGCTCCATCCAGAATCTCTGTCCCTCATCCTCGAAATTGAAACCCAACACCATGAGTACCAGCATGCATTCtccccaccacctccactCCCGGGCCAACCAAGCCTTCGGGATCGCGGAAAACGACCCGTCGCTATGCCTCGCTATACCCCAGATGGCGGACGGTACTACCCAGCACCGCCATTCCTGCCTCAGAATGTCGCGCAGGACCATGTTCCATCTGGCGAGCCTCCGTCATTGCCATTCCACTGGTTAGAGGTTGGAACGATGCTTCTTGACGCCGCCAGCGATGACTTGGTGGACCCGGACCAGACCCGGAGGCTCTTGAAAGAGCTGCGCGAGGTGCGAACAGCGAAGATAAGATCAGGCGTGGATGTGCTAGATGCTGCTTCCACTGGTGGGGGTGGAGTAGCCTTAACCGGTGTCGGGGCGATGGAggttggagagggaagagggTTCATTGCCGGTGTTGTCGATGGACTAAG GAAAATTGGCGCTTCAAAAGAGCAGGCGCGGAGAGAACAGATGGCAGAAGATATGGCCAATGGTGGATATGACGCTACGCaagacgacgatgacgatatGGAGTTCTAA
- a CDS encoding putative nuclear condensin complex subunit Smc2 (structural maintenance of chromosomes protein 2): MRITEVVIDGFKSYAVRTVISGWDESFNSITGLNGSGKSNILDAICFVLGITNMSTVRAQNLQDLIYKRGQAGVTKASVTIVFDNRDTAKSPIGFEEYANISVTRQIVLGGTSKYLINGHRAQQQTVQNLFQSVQLNINNPNFLIMQGRITKVLNMKAVEILSMIEEAAGTRMFEDRREKAAKTMGKKELKLREIEGLLKEEIEPKLEKLRSEKRAFLDFQQTQNDLERLTRLVVAHDYLRSNERLRVAGDEFESKRRKVQAIEDNAAKLKSEIAHLEEDVKRVRAARDKELRKGGRFQALEDEVKSHSHELVRLTTVFDLKNASIEEEKEKYKEAQQTVKDLEKLLKEKKKVYDKLQAKYDAAKAELDAQTAEVEQKEELLQTLQTGVASKDGQESGYQGQLQDARNRASAAATEQEQAKLKIAHLEKRIKEEEPRAKKAKEQNSGLLKELEGLKSQAKKLDAELARLGFEPGREEQLYQEQTALQKEIRELRQRADGLQRKVANIDFQYADPHPNFDRSKVKGLVAQLFTLDKEKLQASTALEICAGGRLYNVVVDSAETGTQLLQKGKLRKRVTIIPLNKISSFKASAEKIGAAQNIAPGKVDLALSLIGYDEEVTSAMNYVFGNTLICNDAETAKKVTFDPSVRIKSVTLDGDVYDPSGTLSGGSSPNSSGVLITLQKLNEVTREIRSKERLLATLEETMRKEKKKLDAVRTIKQELDLKTHEIKLTEEQISNNSSSSIIHAVEEMKANIEQLKKDISDAKARQAEASKDIKRIEKDMSEFNDNKDSKLAELQESLDSLKKSLAKNSNSVKTLQKELQASRLESEQVGSDLSAAEEQSAEAENALNAQKEEVKSLKREQARIKDAHDIAQAHLDDERAKLTGFDEELRELEQTMQAKNSQITEEGLELQKLGHQLEKLQKDQQAAAQTVAHMEEEHEWIEDEKDNFGRPNTPYDFKNQNIAECKATLRNLTERSQGMKKKINPKVMNMIDSVEKKEAALKNMMKTVVRDKRKIEETILNLDEYKKEALHNTWAKVNGDFGQIFAMLLPGSFAKLDPPEGKEITDGLEVKVQLGKVWKQSLTELSGGQRSLIALSLIMALLQFKPAPMYILDEVDAALDLSHTQNIGRLIKTRFKGSQFIVVSLKDGMFQNANRIFKTRFSEGTSVVQALTPADLK; encoded by the exons ATGAGGATTACTGAGGTCGTTATCGAC GGTTTCAAATCGTACGCCGTGCGTACGGTGATATCGGGATG GGATGAATCCTTCAACTCCATCACGGGCCTTAACGGCAGTGGTAAATCCAATATCCTCGACGCCATTTGTTTCGTCCTCGGTATCACGAATATGTCGACCGTCCGCGCGCAGAACCTGCAAGATCTGATCTACAAGCGTGGTCAGGCCGGTGTAACGAAAGCTAGCGTAACCATCGTCTTCGATAACAGGGACACCGCCAAATCCCCGATCGGTTTCGAAGAATATGCGAATATCTCCGTGACTCGACAGATTGTTCTTGGCGGTACGAGTAAATATCTGATTAACGGCCACCGTGCGCAGCAGCAGACCGTGCAGAATCTTTTCCAGAGCGTGCAGCTGAATATCAACAATCCCAATTTCTTGATTATGCAGGGAAGGATTACGAAGGTGCTCAATATGAAGGCGGTCGAGATTCTGTCTATGATTGAGGAAGCGGCCGGTACGCGAATGTTCGAGGATCGGAGAGAAAAAGCGGCAAAGACGATGGGTAAGAAGGAGTTGAAGTTGCGCGAAATCGAAGGCCTCCTTAAGGAAGAAATCGAACCTAAACTCGAGAAGCTCCGGTCCGAGAAGCGAGCTTTCCTGGATTTCCAACAGACTCAGAATGACCTGGAACGTCTTACTCGCTTGGTTGTTGCCCACGACTATCTTCGGAGTAACGAGCGGTTACGGGTTGCGGGCGATGAATTCGAGAGTAAAAGGCGCAAGGTGCAGGCCATCGAAGATAATGCGGCCAAGCTTAAGAGTGAGATAGCTCACTTGGAGGAGGACGTGAAGCGGGTGAGAGCGGCTCGTGATAAGGAACTACGAAAAGGCGGAAGGTTCCAGGCACTTGAGGATGAGGTTAAATCTCATTCTCACGAACTTGTGCGGTTGACCACCGTATTCGACTTGAAGAATGCTAgcatcgaagaagaaaaggagaaataCAAGGAAGCGCAACAAACTGTCAAagatttggagaagctccttaaggagaaaaagaaggtcTACGATAAGTTACAAGCAAAATATGATGCTGCAAAAGCCGAACTGGATGCGCAAACAGCCGAAGTTGAACAGAAGGAGGAACTGCTCCAAACATTGCAGACGGGTGTGGCATCGAAAGATGGCCAAGAAAGTGGTTATCAAGGTCAACTACAGGACGCTCGTAATCGCGCCAGTGCCGCAGCCACTGAACAAGAGCAAGCAAAGCTCAAGATTGCACACTTGGAAAAGCgaatcaaggaagaggaacccagagccaagaaagcaaaggagcAGAACTCCGGTCTCCTGAAGGAACTTGAGGGCCTTAAGTCTCAAGCCAAGAAATTAGATGCGGAGCTGGCAAGACTTGGTTTTGAaccaggaagagaagagcagCTCTATCAGGAGCAAACGGCGTTACAGAAGGAAATTCGTGAGTTGCGTCAGCGAGCCGATGGTCTTCAAAGGAAGGTTGCAAATATCGATTTCCAATATGCCGACCCTCATCCGAACTTTGATAGATCCAAGGTTAAGGGCTTGGTCGCTCAGCTCTTTACGCTCGACAAAGAGAAGCTCCAAGCTTCAACGGCCCTTGAAATCTGTGCTGGTGGCCGCTTGTACAATGTTGTAGTCGACAGCGCCGAGACCGGAACGCAGCTGCTGCAAAAGGGAAAGCTGCGCAAGCGCGTAACAATCATTCCTTTGAACAAGATATCATCATTCAAAGCTTCCGCCGAGAAGATCGGGGCGGCGCAAAACATTGCTCCCGGCAAGGTGGACCTTGCCTTGTCGCTTATTGGATACGATGAGGAAGTTACATCGGCTATGAACTACGTCTTTGGCAACACCTTGATCTGTAACGACGCAGAAACTGCGAAGAAGGTGACTTTCGACCCCTCAGTTCGTATCAAGAGTGTCACACTGGATGGCGATGTTTACGACCCTTCCGGTACCCTATCTGGTGGTAGTTCGCCGAACTCGAGCGGTGTCCTCATTACCTTGCAGAAACTAAACGAGGTTACAAGGGAAATCCGGAGCAAGGAGCGGCTACTTGCTACTCTGGAAGAAACgatgagaaaggaaaagaagaagcttgatGCAGTCCGTACGATCAAGCAGGAGTTGGACCTCAAGACTCACGAGATTAAACTTACGGAGGAACAGATCAGCAACAactcttcctcatcg ATTATTCATGCTGTCGAGGAGATGAAAGCAAATATTGAGCAGCTCAAGAAAGACATTTCCGACGCAAAAGCTCGTCAGGCGGAAGCATCCAAGGATATCAAGCGAATCGAGAAAGACATGAGCGAATTCAATGACAACAAAGACAGCAAACTTGCGGAACTACAGGAATCCTTAGATTCCCTGAAGAAGAGTCTCGCTAAAAATTCGAATTCGGTCAAGACGTTACAGAAAGAACTACAAGCGTCTCGACTGGAGTCGGAGCAAGTAGGAAGCGATCTCTCAGCTGCCGAAGAACAGAGCGCCGAGGCCGAGAATGCTCTCAATGCccaaaaggaagaagtcaaatcGCTCAAAAGAGAACAGGCACGGATCAAG GATGCCCACGATATTGCCCAGGCTCACCTCGACGACGAAAGAGCTAAGCTTACTGGTTTCGATGAGGAGCTACGAGAACTTGAGCAGACAATGCAGGCAAAGAACTCACAGATCACTGAAGAGGGCCTTGAACTGCAGAAGCTCGGCCATCAGCTTGAGAAACTACAGAAAGACCAACAGGCTGCAGCTCAGACAGTTGCCCATATGGAGGAAGAACACGAGTGGATCGAGGACGAGAAAGATAATTTCGGCCGTCCCAACACTCCCTATGACTTCAAGAACCAGAACATTGCGGAATGCAAGGCCACCCTACGGAATCTCACGGAACGTTCTCAGggcatgaagaagaagatcaatccTAAGGTCATGAACATGATCGATAgcgtggagaagaaggaggctgcCCTAAAGAATATGATGAAGACTGTGGTTCGTGACAAGCGTAAGATTGAAGAGACCATTCTCAATCTGGACGAGTACAAGAAGGAGGCTCTTCACAATACCTGGGCCAAAGTCAACGGCGACTTCGGTCAGATCTTCGCAATGCTTCTTCCTGGCAGTTTCGCTAAGCTGGATCCTCCAGAGGGCAAGGAGATCACGGATGGCCTGGAAGTTAAGGTGCAACTTGGCAAGGTTTGGAAACAGAGCTTAACAGAACTGAGTGGTGGACAAAG ATCTCTCATTGCTCTTTCCCTCATTATGGCTCTCTTGCAATTCAAGCCGGCGCCCATGTACATTCTGGACGAAGTCGATGCTGCCCTGGATCTGTCTCATACACAGAACATTGGTCGCTTAATCAAGACGCGCTTCAAGGGATCCCAATTCATCGTTGTGTCTCTAAAGGACGGCATGTTCCAAAACGCCAACCGTATCTTCAAGACGAGATTCAGCGAAGGAACCAGTGTGGTTCAAGCTTTGACTCCAGCCGACTTGAAGTAA
- a CDS encoding Paf1-domain-containing protein: MDPPTPKLSPIKSKDCDSADRAASDKKISDLILSPPLIFPPCIETQAQETADSDSSNMSKNKDGSSSGGFHQEYIASLRYRNDLPPPDMPPKFLDIPHDGLERFLTPGFASNLARREEPNIDVDAEGGMPIDLVGIPGLHLGDESAIMAPENPDPIDPADLPLLMTLDQLKNPAPRNTNVSFLRRTQYISAGLRAPEGPKVTPMRSKSRPAEKAKSLDDPAYIKKYIQKGFDIAYPDSKHVGEDTPSQIKGHMPTKLEVDAWATPVHPDNPKLKPVGFYPLMPDLQGFPDPGGFVQFKFDKAPIQDVSGKRDRRMDTGILLPSAPEERVCEEHATKVALHKTNPKLYPDPGPIPWDYDLFLPEKKDSIKKVLASMQIYNPDRDNEELYTHEGPDNSKFHRFDRMRTFATSAQTLGGDNKQKDIAVTLFNPSEAKEDYLSSKQKAAYYYPILGKTRLKPERARTIAQAGLAPTRPKTKEDQVDQIQVVVRDPDEAEVYKRSMHRAAIDPKFAKTMPPAPEGANDEHESPEEGDKEAVSRNREQSVEEADRMSDE, from the exons ATGGATCCTCCAACCCCAA AGCTTAGTCCGATCAAATCTAAAGACTGCGACTCGGCTGACCGCGCAGCGTCGGATAAAAAGATCTCGGATCttattctttctcctccat TGATCTTCCCACCTTGTATCGAGACACAAGCCCAAGAAACGGCCGATAGTGATAGCTCGAATATGTCGAAAAACAAAGATGGCAGCTCCTCCGGGGGTTTTCACCAGGAGTATATCGCGTCTTTGCGTTATCGGAATgaccttcctcctcctgATATGCCTCCGAAGTTCCTTGATATTCCACACGACGGATTAGAGCGTTTTCTTACGCCAGGGTTTGCCTCTAACTTGGCACGTCGTGAAGAACCAAACATTGATGTCGATGCTGAGGGCGGTATGCCCATTGACCTGGTTGGCATCCCAGGCTTGCACTTAGGCGACGAGAGTG CGATCATGGCACCTGAAAATCCGGACCCAATTGACCCTGCCGACCTGCCCCTTTTGATGACTTTAGACCAGCTGAAGAACCCAGCACCCCGGAATACGAACGTCAGCTTTCTCCGTCGCACACAGTACATTTCGGCAGGGCTTCGAGCACCGGAAGGTCCTAAAGTCACACCCATGCGATCGAAATCTCGTCCGGCTGAAAAGGCGAAGTCCCTGGACGACCCTGCTTACATCAAGAAATACATACAAAAGGGATTTGATATTGCGTACCCCGATAGCAAGCACGTCGGGGAAGACACACCGAGTCAAATCAAAGGGCACATGCCAACTAAACTTGAAGTTGATGCATGGGCCACTCCTGTGCATCCGGACAACCCTAAACTGAAACCCGTCGGCTTTTACCCTCTCATGCCCGATCTCCAAGGATTCCCAGACCCTGGTGGTTTCGTCCAATTCAAGTTTGACAAAGCACCTATCCAAGATGTCTCTGGCAAGCGAGATAGGCGCATGGACACCGGTATTCTGCTCCCCTCCGCGCCAGAGGAGCGCGTATGTGAGGAACATGCGACGAAAGTGGCTCTGCACAAGACGAACCCCAAGCTGTACCCTGATCCTGGCCCAATTCCCTGGGATtatgatctcttcctccctgAGAAGAAGGACTCTATCAAGAAAGTCCTCGCAAGCATGCAGATATATAACCCCGACCGCGACAATGAGGAGCTTTACACCCACGAAGGTCCTGATAACTCCAAATTCCACCGTTTCGATCGCATGCGTACCTTTGCTACCAGCGCTCAGACGCTTGGCGGTGATAACAAGCAGAAAGATATTGCGGTGACACTTTTCAATCCGTCGGAGGCGAAGGAAGATTACCTGTCCTCGAAACAGAAGGCTGCATACTATTACCCCATTCTCGGGAAGACTCGCCTGAAGCCCGAGAGAGCCCGTACTATTGCACAGGCAGGCCTTGCTCCTACCCGCCCTAAGACGAAGGAAGACCAGGTGGATCAAATACAAGTTGTCGTTCGCGATCCAGATGAAGCGGAAGTATACAAGCGCTCTATGCATAGGGCAGCCATTGATCCAAAGTTCGCAAAGACCATGCCCCCTGCACCAGAGGGCGCTAACGATGAGCACGAGTCACCTGAAGAGGGTGACAAGGAGGCTGTCTCCAGAAACCGTGAGCAGAGTGTCGAAGAGGCGGATAGGATGAGTGACGAGTAA
- a CDS encoding putative chromatin remodeling complex subunit (chromatin remodeling complex subunit), with protein sequence MHFIGSNALTIWCSPGLERTDNNMELSSWPQIPPINQKNYYTDYLKRDDQYLAFRLQNEEARNRMTKTAKDRDRALAMAKANDLGIPEADADDGDTNMEDAEEATAETVGSKVIVVHVGSQNLRIGLASDALPKTVPMVIARKSTTSESEDREEPCPKRLKTDDGSELEPEKMFGSEFSSQYTTMSAELKTHMRQNKRRTLPNSKEMVINYNRRTVPETISEHNDPMRVEWTEIPDVAPEYIVGQAALRIPDESTPRYKLYWPMKYGWCNERDYKSKRLLFLDISLILEDAIKNQLGLTSKKDWLQYSCVFVIPDLYEKSYVTQVLEMLMREFSFARVCFIQESLAATFGAGFTSACVVDIGAQKTSICCVEEGMCIENSRVNLKYGGSDVTEAFVKMMLYDHFPYADINLWRRYDFLLAEELKKNICTMNEASVSVQVFDFHLRIAGQDTRKYNFKAYDEVHLAPMGYFQPSIFDHSLKLNGRRTLISRSVDIYDGQPNDPTSAAQSELLTAIAPPLNGQVNGDTQSGTLDVQSTPSRSQQVNALSRLQEAEATPRSSVAGSPAPDVTSTPQAGGVGTPAVGGQSQSTSQPRAPTVEERDDILPTFPLDSAILMSIAHAARSDERKMRDFLGGIMVVGGGSLINGFHSFLEERLQALRPGFAKEIMIGTPPRDLDPQVVVWKGASVFGKLSGTNDSWIGQLEYDRLGHRLMAYKCMWAY encoded by the exons ATGCATTTCATTGGGAGCAATGCGCTAACGATTTGGTGCTCCCCAGGTCTTGAAAGAACAGACAACAACATGGAATTATCGAGCTGGCCTCAGATCCCTCCCATCAACCAAAAGAACTATTATAC TGACTACCTTAAGAGAGATGACCAGTATCTAGCATTTCGACTACAAAACGAAGAAGCGCGAAATCGCATGACAAAAACAGCCAAAGACCGGGATCGTGCTCTAGCTATGGCAAAAGCCAACGACCTCGGTATCCCAGAAGCCGATGCAGACGATGGCGATACCAATATGGAGGATGCAGAGGAGGCTACAGCAGAAACCGTCGGGTCGAAGGTCATCGTTGTACATGTTGGTAGCCAGAATCTGCGAATCGGACTTGCCAGTGATGCGTTACCAAAAACCGTACCGATGGTCATTGCGCGAAAGTCTACAACAAGTGAGTCTGAGGACCGCGAAGAGCCTTGCCCTAAGCGATTGAAAACAGATGATGGCTCCGAGTTGGAACCAGAGAAAATGTTTGGTTCTGAG TTCTCTTCACAGTACACTACGATGTCCGCGGAACTCAAAACACACATGCGACAAAATAAACGCAGGACTCTCCCAAACTCCAAGGAAATGGTCATCAATTATAACCGAAGAACCGTGCCGGAGACGATCTCGGAACACAATGACCCAATGCGGGTTGAATGGACGGAGATCCCGGACGTCGCGCCGGAGTATATAGTAGGTCAGGCAGCTTTGAGGATCCCAGATGAGTCGACACCTCGTTACAAGCTCTACTGGCCAATGAAGTATGGGTGGTGTAACGAGCGAGACTACAAGAGCAAAAGGCTCTTGTTCCTGGATATCTCGTTGATTCTTGAAGATGCAATCAAGAATCAGCTGGGCCTTACAAGTAAAAAGGACTGGTTACAGTACTCATGCGTTTTTGTCATTCCAGATCTCTACGAGAAATCCTACGTCACGCAAGTTCTTGAAATGCTCATGAGGGAGTTTTCATTTGCCCGCGTCTGCTTCATCCAGGAGAGCTTGGCTGCTACATTTGGGGCGGGATTCACATCGGCTTGTGTGGTCGACATCGGTGCACAGAAGACGTCGATCTGCTGTGTGGAAGAAGGGATGTGCATAGAGAACTCGCGCGTGAATCTTAAATACGGCGGGTCGGATGTGACAGAGGCATTCGTCAAGATGATGTTGTACGATCATTTTCCTTATGCGGACATCAACCTATGGCGTCGGTACGACTTCCTACTCGCCGAGGAGCTAAAGAAGAACATCTGTACCATGAATGAAGCCAGTGTTTCGGTACAAGTCTTCGACTTCCACCTTCGTATCGCCGGTCAGGATACCAGAAAGTACAACTTCAAAGCTTACGATGAGGTGCATTTGGCGCCCATGGGATACTTCCAGCCATCCATTTTCGACCATTCACTAAAACTCAACGGACGAAGGACATTGATATCCCGCTCAGTCGACATCTATGACGGCCAACCAAACGACCCAACATCTGCAGCGCAATCAGAACTCTTGACAGCCATTGCTCCTCCTCTTAATGGCCAGGTGAATGGCGACACTCAGTCCGGTACTTTAGATGTGCAATCGACTCCGAGCCGGTCCCAGCAAGTAAATGCCCTTAGTCGCCTACAAGAGGCCGAAGCTACTCCTCGATCCTCAGTTGCCGGATCTCCTGCACCAGATGTGACCAGTACTCCGCAagctggtggtgttggtACACCTGCGGTCGGTGGGCAAAGTCAGAGCACATCGCAGCCTCGTGCACCGACCGTTGAAGAGCGCGACGATATATTGCCGACGTTCCCACTTGATAGTGCAATCCTTATGTCTATTGCTCATGCTGCTCGGTCTGATGAACGTAAAATGCGAGACTTTCTTGGCGGTATCATGGTTGTTGGAGGCGGGAGCTTGATCAACGGGTTTCACTCGTTCCTTGAGGAGCGACTGCAGGCACTCCGGCCTGGATTTGCTAAAGAGATTATGATTGGCACGCCTCCTCGGGATCTCGATCCTCAGGTGGTTGTATGGAAGGGCGCAAGCGTATTCGGAAAGTTGAGCGGAACCAATGACAGCTGGATTGGACAGTTGGAGTACGACCGGCTAGGTCATAGACTGATGGCCTACAAATGCATGTGGGCTTACTGA